One window of the Osmerus mordax isolate fOsmMor3 chromosome 2, fOsmMor3.pri, whole genome shotgun sequence genome contains the following:
- the slc25a6 gene encoding ADP/ATP translocase 3, protein MADAAVSFAKDFLAGGVAAAISKTAVAPIERVKLLLQVQHASKQITADMQYKGIADCLVRIPKEQGFASFWRGNMANVIRYFPTQALNFAFKDKYKQVFLGGVDKHTQFWRYFAGNLASGGAAGATSLCFVYPLDFARTRLAADVGKAGATREFNGLADCLKRISKSDGIKGLYQGFGVSVQGIIIYRAAYFGVYDTAKGMLPDPKNTHILVSWMIAQSVTAVAGVVSYPFDTVRRRMMMQSGRKGADIMYTGTLDCWKKIARDEGGKAFFKGALSNVLRGMGGAFVLVLYDEFKKYV, encoded by the exons ATGGCAGACGCAGCCGTTTCTTTTGCAAAGGACTTTTTGGCCGGAGGAGTAGCTGCTGCCATCTCCAAAACGGCAGTGGCACCAATAGAGCGAGTGAAACTGCTCCTGCAG GTCCAACATGCCAGCAAACAGATCACTGCTGATATGCAGTACAAGGGCATTGCAGACTGCCTCGTCCGCATTCCCAAGGAGCAAGGCTTTGCGTCCTTCTGGAGAGGCAACATGGCCAACGTAATCCGCTACTTCCCTACCCAGGCCCTCAACTTTGCGTTCAAGGACAAGTACAAGCAGGTATTTCTGGGCGGAGTTGACAAGCACACTCAGTTCTGGCGCTATTTCGCCGGTAACCTGGCATCTGGGGGTGCCGCTGGTGCCACCTCCCTCTGCTTCGTCTACCCATTGGATTTTGCCCGTACCCGGTTGGCAGCTGATGTAGGCAAGGCTGGCGCCACCCGCGAGTTCAATGGGCTTGCAGACTGCCTGAAAAGGATCTCCAAGTCTGATGGCATTAAGGGGCTTTACCAGGGCTTTGGAGTGTCTGTGCAGGGCATCATCATCTACAGGGCAGCCTACTTTGGCGTATATGACACCGCGAAAG GTATGCTTCCTGATCCCAAGAACACCCACATATTAGTGAGCTGGATGATCGCCCAGTCGGTTACAGCGGTGGCAGGTGTGGTGTCCTATCCGTTTGACACAGTGAGGAGGCGTATGATGATGCAGTCAGGACGCAAAGGAG CGGATATTATGTACACTGGCACCCTGGATTGCTGGAAGAAGATCGCCCGTGACGAGGGTGGCAAGGCTTTCTTCAAGGGTGCCCTGTCCAACGTGTTGCGAGGCATGGGCGGAGCATTTGTGCTGGTGCTCTATGACGAGTTCAAGAAATATGTTTAA
- the crlf2 gene encoding cytokine receptor-like factor 2 isoform X2, producing MPAINPDNIRLNVSRSSKGLQVSWQYPRPDQDERCYETQLQHNTSCHTDWQTVTLQDRDFLLESPSWGRSYTFRVRMKHINICPAPHQWSAWTPPVYWGPEAHTVSCDVEAKSPINTSTYIGTIIPLSLCFLLVCIFSQTRIRVIFLPHIPSPKHACGSLTINHSQWRGGFSVPGVDCEMVDVEIVSIQNTEEEEEAKEKEEGENAEKEKEEEGNRNEECSVFDQGLCPTDAGLQIYPSLAANGAYCSLCLWDERNASLNMVV from the exons ATGCCAG CCATAAACCCTGACAACATCAGGCTGAATGTTTCCCGCTCCAGCAAGGGTCTCCAAGTGTCCTGGCAGTACCCCAGACCTGACCAAGATGAACGCTGCTATGAGACCCAACTCCAGCACAACACAAGCTGTCACACAGACTGGCAG ACGGTGACCCTGCAAGACAGAGACTTCCTACTGGAGTCTCCATCCTGGGGGAGGAGCTACACATTCAGGGTTAGAATGAAGCACATCAATATATGTCCTGCCCCTCACCAGTGGAGTGCATGGACACCGCCTGTCTACTGGGGACCAGAGGCCCACACAG TTTCCTGTGATGTGGAGGCCAAGTCACCGATCAACACCAGCACCTACATTGGCACCattatccctctgtctctctgttttctgttGGTCTGCATCTTCTCTCAGACACG GATCAGGGTAATCTTCCTGCCTCACATCCCTAGCCCTAAACATGCATGTGGCAGCCTCACCATCAATCATTCACAG TGGCGAGGTGGTTTTTCTGTGCCTGGTGTGGACTGTGAGATGGTCGATGTCGAGATCGTTAGCATCCAAAAcacagaagaggaagaagaggcgaaggagaaggaagagggagaaaatgcagagaaagagaaggaggaggaggggaacagaAATGAAGAGTGCAGCGTTTTTGACCAAGGATTGTGCCCAACTGACGCAGGACTACAAATCTACCCTAGCCTGGCAGCCAACGGTGCCTACTGCAGTTTGTGTCTTTGGGATGAACGTAATGCTAGTCTTAACATGGTTGTGTGA
- the crlf2 gene encoding cytokine receptor-like factor 2 isoform X1, whose product MCASVLLSLLLVCSFPQTGDTTRPAINPDNIRLNVSRSSKGLQVSWQYPRPDQDERCYETQLQHNTSCHTDWQTVTLQDRDFLLESPSWGRSYTFRVRMKHINICPAPHQWSAWTPPVYWGPEAHTVSCDVEAKSPINTSTYIGTIIPLSLCFLLVCIFSQTRIRVIFLPHIPSPKHACGSLTINHSQWRGGFSVPGVDCEMVDVEIVSIQNTEEEEEAKEKEEGENAEKEKEEEGNRNEECSVFDQGLCPTDAGLQIYPSLAANGAYCSLCLWDERNASLNMVV is encoded by the exons ATGTGTGCCAGtgtgctcctgtctctcctgctggtcTGCAGCTTTCCTCAGACTGGTGATACCACGCGCCCAG CCATAAACCCTGACAACATCAGGCTGAATGTTTCCCGCTCCAGCAAGGGTCTCCAAGTGTCCTGGCAGTACCCCAGACCTGACCAAGATGAACGCTGCTATGAGACCCAACTCCAGCACAACACAAGCTGTCACACAGACTGGCAG ACGGTGACCCTGCAAGACAGAGACTTCCTACTGGAGTCTCCATCCTGGGGGAGGAGCTACACATTCAGGGTTAGAATGAAGCACATCAATATATGTCCTGCCCCTCACCAGTGGAGTGCATGGACACCGCCTGTCTACTGGGGACCAGAGGCCCACACAG TTTCCTGTGATGTGGAGGCCAAGTCACCGATCAACACCAGCACCTACATTGGCACCattatccctctgtctctctgttttctgttGGTCTGCATCTTCTCTCAGACACG GATCAGGGTAATCTTCCTGCCTCACATCCCTAGCCCTAAACATGCATGTGGCAGCCTCACCATCAATCATTCACAG TGGCGAGGTGGTTTTTCTGTGCCTGGTGTGGACTGTGAGATGGTCGATGTCGAGATCGTTAGCATCCAAAAcacagaagaggaagaagaggcgaaggagaaggaagagggagaaaatgcagagaaagagaaggaggaggaggggaacagaAATGAAGAGTGCAGCGTTTTTGACCAAGGATTGTGCCCAACTGACGCAGGACTACAAATCTACCCTAGCCTGGCAGCCAACGGTGCCTACTGCAGTTTGTGTCTTTGGGATGAACGTAATGCTAGTCTTAACATGGTTGTGTGA